A part of Streptomyces sp. DSM 40750 genomic DNA contains:
- a CDS encoding DUF2252 domain-containing protein, with amino-acid sequence MSVPQLNDERRGEEILAVFDTAFGQLLAADPAAFRVKFRKMAASAFAFYRGTACLFYSDLDAEKATGPYLDERTSRVWIHGDLHAENFGTYMDSTGRLIFNVNDFDEAYVAPFTWDLKRFAASVALIGYAKALSDEQITELVETYAAAYRERIHAIAAGAKRDEVPPFTLDTAQGPLLDALRDARSLTRFGLLESMTEIREFERRFAPGGGSIELDAATRYKVLAAFDGYLETLPESSLTRPDSYRVKDVVGRRGIGIGSAGLPSYNILLEGQSDALENDVVIYIKQAQTPAVSRHITDQRIRDYFEHEGHRTVISQRALQAHADPWLGWTELDGAGQLVAEVSPYAVDVDWSDIDDPEEIAAVVADLGRATATMHAAADDLTGQSLVPFSTERAIDAAIAADEDGFAPLLVDFAHSYGARARADHQIFVDLFRNGRIPGL; translated from the coding sequence ATGTCGGTTCCGCAGCTCAACGACGAGCGACGAGGCGAGGAGATCCTCGCCGTCTTCGACACCGCCTTCGGCCAGCTCCTGGCCGCCGACCCGGCCGCGTTCCGCGTGAAGTTCCGGAAGATGGCGGCCTCGGCCTTCGCGTTCTACCGGGGCACGGCCTGCCTGTTCTACAGCGACCTGGACGCGGAGAAGGCCACCGGCCCCTATCTGGACGAGCGCACCTCGCGCGTGTGGATCCACGGCGACCTGCACGCGGAGAACTTCGGCACGTACATGGACTCCACGGGCCGCCTGATCTTCAACGTGAACGACTTCGACGAGGCGTACGTCGCCCCCTTCACCTGGGACCTGAAGCGCTTCGCCGCCTCCGTGGCGCTGATCGGGTACGCGAAGGCGCTCAGCGACGAGCAGATCACCGAGCTGGTGGAGACCTACGCGGCCGCCTACCGCGAGCGGATCCACGCCATAGCGGCCGGCGCCAAGCGGGACGAGGTGCCTCCCTTCACGCTGGACACCGCCCAGGGCCCGCTCCTGGACGCGCTGCGCGACGCCCGCTCGCTGACCCGCTTCGGGCTGCTGGAGTCGATGACGGAGATCCGGGAGTTCGAGCGCCGCTTCGCGCCGGGCGGCGGCTCCATCGAGCTGGACGCGGCGACCCGCTACAAGGTGCTGGCCGCATTCGACGGCTATCTGGAGACGCTCCCGGAGTCCTCCCTGACCCGCCCGGACTCGTACCGCGTGAAGGACGTCGTCGGTCGCCGGGGCATCGGCATCGGCTCGGCGGGGCTGCCCTCCTACAACATCCTGCTGGAGGGGCAGAGCGACGCCCTGGAGAACGACGTCGTGATCTACATCAAGCAGGCCCAGACCCCGGCCGTCTCCCGCCACATCACCGACCAGCGGATCCGTGACTACTTCGAGCACGAGGGCCACCGCACGGTGATCTCCCAGCGCGCCCTCCAGGCGCACGCCGACCCGTGGCTCGGCTGGACCGAGCTGGACGGCGCCGGCCAGCTGGTCGCCGAGGTGTCGCCGTACGCGGTGGACGTGGACTGGAGCGACATCGACGACCCGGAGGAGATCGCGGCGGTCGTCGCCGACCTCGGCCGGGCCACGGCCACCATGCACGCGGCGGCGGACGACCTGACCGGGCAGTCCCTGGTGCCGTTCTCCACGGAGCGGGCCATCGACGCGGCGATCGCTGCCGACGAGGACGGCTTCGCTCCGCTCCTGGTGGACTTCGCGCACTCGTACGGGGCACGCGCGCGTGCGGACCACCAGATCTTCGTGGACCTGTTCCGCAACGGCCGGATCCCCGGCCTCTAG
- a CDS encoding DsbA family protein: MSKRNSKEAKSAARERLRLERERQAKRAKVRRQAIVASSIVAVLATAGGIGYAVVQNNKPTKWEEATDATVVAPANTSGKNGATVLIGDSKTDNVVHLFEDPRCPGCASFEQTVGETVNKGMEDGEYKLSLTIGTFLDGNLGGEGSKNALSALGAALNVSPEAFLDYKTALYSTKYHPAESTDEFAKDSYLIKVANTVDALKNNKKFQDSVEKGTYDAWAMKMSKSFEDAEDVESTPTIKINEKGITVPSTVAEWETALKNAGVTK, from the coding sequence ATGAGCAAGCGGAACAGCAAGGAAGCGAAGTCGGCGGCCCGTGAGCGGCTGCGCCTGGAGCGCGAGCGTCAGGCCAAGCGTGCCAAGGTCAGGCGGCAGGCGATCGTGGCGTCCTCGATCGTCGCGGTCCTCGCGACAGCCGGCGGTATCGGCTACGCCGTCGTCCAGAACAACAAGCCCACCAAGTGGGAGGAGGCCACCGACGCCACGGTGGTCGCCCCGGCCAACACCTCGGGCAAGAACGGCGCGACCGTGCTGATCGGCGACTCCAAGACCGACAACGTGGTCCACCTGTTCGAGGACCCGCGCTGCCCGGGCTGCGCCAGCTTCGAGCAGACCGTCGGCGAGACCGTCAACAAGGGCATGGAGGACGGCGAGTACAAGCTCTCCCTCACGATCGGCACCTTCCTCGACGGCAACCTCGGCGGCGAGGGCTCGAAGAACGCGCTGAGCGCGCTCGGCGCCGCCCTGAACGTCAGCCCCGAGGCCTTCCTCGACTACAAGACCGCGCTGTACTCGACGAAGTACCACCCGGCGGAGTCGACCGACGAGTTCGCCAAGGACAGCTATCTGATCAAGGTGGCGAACACGGTCGACGCGCTGAAGAACAACAAGAAGTTCCAGGACTCCGTCGAGAAGGGCACCTACGACGCCTGGGCGATGAAGATGAGCAAGTCCTTCGAGGACGCCGAGGACGTCGAGTCGACGCCGACCATCAAGATCAACGAAAAGGGCATCACCGTCCCGTCCACGGTCGCGGAGTGGGAGACGGCGCTGAAGAACGCGGGCGTCACGAAGTAA
- a CDS encoding alkaline phosphatase D family protein, with protein MTSRRSHSNPNSPTPSRRTVVKAAAAGAVLVGPLTTASPASAAEAPAFLHGVASGDPLPDGVLLWTRVTPTAEAIPGSGLGPDIEVGWTVALDKAFTNIVAKGSTTATAASDHTVKADVRGLAPATDHWFRFSAGGTDSPAARTRTAPAADAATTGLRFGVVSCANWEGGHFAAYRHLAARGDLDAWLHLGDYIYEYGTGEYGTRDKVVRPHAPAHEIVSLADYRVRHARYKSDPDLQALHAAAPVVAIWDDHEIANDAWSGGAENHTEGTEGSWAARQSAAKQAYFEWMPVRPAIAGTTYRRLRFGKLVDLSLLDLRSFRSQQVGIGDGEVDDPDRTLTGRAQLDWLKAGLKASDTTWRLVGNSVMIAPFALGNLTADLFEPLAELLGLPTEGLALNPDQWDGYTDDRRELLAHLRANGIRNTVFLTGDIHMAWANDVPVNAGTYPLSASAATEFVVTSVTSDNLDDLVKVPEGTVSAVASPLIRAANRHVHWVDTDRHGYGVLDITAARAQMDFYVLSDRTKANATSSWARSYRTRSGTQKMERTYDPV; from the coding sequence GTGACCAGTCGCAGATCTCACTCCAACCCCAACTCCCCCACGCCGAGCCGCCGTACGGTCGTCAAGGCGGCCGCGGCCGGAGCCGTCCTCGTGGGCCCGCTGACCACCGCGAGCCCGGCGAGCGCCGCCGAGGCACCGGCGTTCCTGCACGGCGTCGCCTCCGGCGATCCGCTGCCCGACGGCGTCCTGCTGTGGACCCGGGTGACGCCCACCGCCGAGGCGATACCCGGCTCCGGGCTCGGCCCGGACATCGAGGTCGGCTGGACCGTCGCCCTGGACAAGGCCTTCACGAACATCGTCGCCAAGGGCTCGACCACCGCGACCGCCGCCTCCGACCACACCGTCAAGGCGGACGTACGCGGCCTCGCGCCCGCCACGGACCACTGGTTCCGCTTCTCCGCCGGCGGCACCGATTCGCCCGCCGCCCGCACCCGCACCGCCCCGGCCGCCGACGCCGCCACGACCGGTCTGCGCTTCGGCGTGGTCTCGTGCGCCAACTGGGAGGGCGGCCACTTCGCCGCGTACCGTCATCTGGCCGCGCGCGGCGACCTGGACGCGTGGCTGCATCTCGGCGACTACATCTACGAGTACGGCACCGGTGAGTACGGCACCCGCGACAAGGTCGTACGGCCGCACGCGCCGGCTCACGAGATCGTCTCCCTCGCCGACTACCGCGTCCGGCACGCCCGTTACAAGTCAGACCCTGACCTGCAGGCCCTCCACGCTGCCGCTCCGGTCGTCGCCATCTGGGACGACCACGAGATCGCCAACGACGCGTGGTCGGGCGGCGCCGAGAACCACACCGAGGGCACGGAGGGCAGCTGGGCGGCCCGCCAGTCGGCGGCCAAGCAGGCGTACTTCGAGTGGATGCCGGTGCGCCCGGCGATCGCGGGCACCACCTACCGCCGGCTGCGTTTCGGCAAGCTCGTCGACCTGTCGCTGCTGGACCTGCGCTCCTTCCGCTCGCAGCAGGTGGGGATCGGCGACGGCGAGGTCGACGACCCGGACCGCACCCTGACCGGCCGGGCCCAGCTCGACTGGCTGAAGGCCGGGCTGAAGGCCTCCGACACGACCTGGCGGCTGGTCGGCAACTCGGTGATGATCGCCCCGTTCGCCCTCGGCAACCTCACCGCCGACCTCTTCGAGCCCCTGGCCGAGCTGCTCGGTCTGCCGACGGAGGGCCTCGCCCTCAACCCCGACCAGTGGGACGGCTACACCGACGACCGCCGCGAACTCCTCGCCCATCTGCGGGCGAACGGGATCCGCAACACGGTCTTCCTCACCGGCGACATCCATATGGCCTGGGCCAACGACGTGCCCGTCAACGCCGGTACGTACCCGCTGTCGGCCTCCGCCGCCACGGAGTTCGTCGTCACGTCGGTCACCTCCGACAACCTCGACGACCTCGTCAAGGTCCCCGAGGGCACTGTCTCCGCGGTGGCCTCCCCGCTGATCCGCGCCGCCAACCGGCACGTCCACTGGGTCGACACCGACCGGCACGGCTACGGCGTCCTGGACATCACCGCGGCGCGGGCGCAGATGGACTTCTACGTCCTCTCCGACCGCACGAAGGCCAACGCGACGTCGTCCTGGGCACGCTCGTACCGGACGCGCAGCGGGACGCAGAAGATGGAGCGCACGTACGACCCCGTGTAG
- a CDS encoding dienelactone hydrolase family protein: MNIMLFHSTYGLRPAVRAAADRLRAAGHEVWTPDLFDGRTFDTVEEGMAFNTELGREELLRRAVLAAAPYSERGLVYAGFSLGAATAQTLALGDKQARGLLLLHGTSDIAATASVDELPVQLHVAEPDPFEPDDWLSAWYLQMRKAGADVEVYRYAGAGHLYTDPDLPDYDEEAAGATWRVALGFLETL; encoded by the coding sequence ATGAACATCATGCTCTTCCACTCGACCTACGGCCTGAGGCCCGCGGTGCGCGCGGCCGCGGACCGGTTGCGCGCCGCCGGACACGAGGTGTGGACCCCCGACCTCTTCGACGGCCGGACGTTCGACACGGTCGAGGAGGGCATGGCCTTCAACACGGAGCTGGGCCGGGAGGAGCTGCTCAGGCGGGCGGTCCTGGCTGCCGCGCCCTACTCGGAGCGAGGGCTCGTCTACGCCGGATTCTCGCTGGGCGCCGCGACCGCGCAGACCCTAGCCCTGGGTGACAAGCAGGCCCGCGGGCTGCTGCTCCTGCACGGCACGTCGGACATCGCCGCCACCGCGTCCGTGGACGAACTGCCCGTCCAGTTGCATGTCGCCGAGCCCGACCCCTTCGAGCCGGACGACTGGCTGAGCGCCTGGTACCTCCAGATGCGCAAGGCCGGCGCCGATGTCGAGGTCTACCGATACGCCGGCGCAGGCCACCTCTACACCGACCCCGACCTGCCCGACTACGACGAGGAGGCCGCCGGGGCCACCTGGCGGGTGGCCCTCGGCTTCCTCGAAACGCTGTGA
- a CDS encoding mechanosensitive ion channel family protein, whose translation MENLLRPLIVIGGSVFLTLLIGWTTDLLLRKADQRHHETPLWGLLRRGRIPYQLVLCAAFLRASYDEAQLLEQHRTAVGRALTLVLIGATAWLVIRIAAAIVETTYSRYARAHRDPARVRRVRTQVTLITRVVAAIVGVVAVASMLLTFPAMRAAGTSLLASAGLLGIVAGIAAQSTLSNLFAGLQIAFGDMVRLGDVVVVEGEWGTVDEITLTFLTVRTWDERRITMPVSYFTSKPFENWSRGGAQMTGTVFVHVDHAAPLPEMRERLRDILRGCPAWDGRYYDLTVTDSTPSTMEVRALVTAKDPDDLWTVRVTVREQLIHWLTETHPYALPRVNTADAVLPPTHPHAHADGMAPRTIRGRIHEPPRSTDRG comes from the coding sequence ATGGAGAATCTACTCCGCCCATTGATCGTCATCGGTGGCTCGGTCTTCCTCACGCTGCTCATCGGCTGGACGACCGACCTGCTGCTGCGCAAGGCGGACCAACGGCACCACGAAACACCTTTGTGGGGCCTGTTGCGCCGCGGCCGCATCCCCTACCAACTGGTCCTGTGCGCGGCCTTCCTCAGAGCGTCGTACGACGAGGCGCAACTGCTGGAGCAGCATCGGACCGCCGTCGGCCGGGCACTGACCCTCGTACTGATCGGCGCGACGGCCTGGTTGGTGATCCGGATCGCGGCGGCGATAGTGGAGACGACGTACAGCCGTTACGCCCGCGCCCACCGCGACCCGGCCCGGGTGCGCCGGGTGCGGACCCAGGTGACGCTGATCACGCGGGTGGTCGCGGCGATCGTCGGTGTGGTGGCCGTGGCCTCGATGCTGCTGACCTTCCCGGCGATGCGCGCGGCCGGCACCTCACTGCTGGCCTCGGCCGGACTCCTGGGCATCGTCGCCGGTATCGCCGCGCAGTCCACGCTGAGCAACCTCTTCGCCGGGCTCCAGATCGCCTTCGGCGACATGGTCCGCCTCGGTGACGTGGTCGTGGTGGAGGGCGAGTGGGGCACGGTCGACGAGATCACCCTCACCTTCCTGACGGTCCGCACCTGGGACGAGCGCCGCATCACCATGCCGGTCTCCTACTTCACCTCGAAGCCCTTCGAGAACTGGTCCCGCGGCGGCGCTCAGATGACCGGCACGGTCTTCGTCCACGTCGACCACGCCGCGCCGCTGCCCGAGATGCGCGAGCGGCTCCGGGACATCCTGCGCGGCTGCCCCGCCTGGGACGGCCGCTATTACGACCTGACCGTCACCGACTCGACCCCCTCCACCATGGAGGTCCGAGCCCTGGTCACCGCCAAGGACCCGGACGACCTGTGGACCGTCCGCGTCACCGTCCGCGAACAACTCATCCACTGGCTCACCGAAACCCACCCGTACGCCCTCCCCCGTGTCAACACCGCCGACGCGGTCCTCCCCCCGACCCACCCCCACGCCCACGCGGACGGCATGGCCCCCCGCACCATACGAGGCCGCATCCACGAGCCGCCGAGGTCGACGGACCGGGGGTGA
- a CDS encoding Na+/H+ antiporter, whose translation MDQLALFFVLLLGAVVSVPVGERLKLPAPVLMTLLGIALAVPGFVPNVEIPPEFILPLLLPPLLYAAVRRTSWRQFAANRRPIFLLAVALVFVTTAAVAAVANAIVPGLPVAAAVALGALVAPPDPVAATAVAGQLGLPRRLVSILEGEGLFNDVTAIVLYHMAIAAAVGGSFSLSRAALQLVLSAVVAVAVGLALGWAANKLMDFLEDATLQIGLTLLVPYASYVMAEELHGSGVLAVLTTALFLAEYALGADDVLTRLAGHTVWDVVDTLVTGVAFGLIGLELHNAIRTASGRWGEMLGWAAAVVAVVVLVRLVWLLPATWLARRMHAKRDYDEEIPMSWRETVVMWWSGMRGVASVALALAIPLETDSGAPFPDRDEIVFIAFGVIMGTLVLQGLTLPWLVRRLGVRADEGVEKEFEKELAVRAAKAAKRRLKEIEEVEELPEELSERLLRRAFEIGVRISPEVGEEERREGHEQRVRRLRRMRRIQGEMLSAARHEVLAARSEPGADPEVVDRVLRHLDVRSLR comes from the coding sequence GTGGATCAGTTGGCCCTGTTTTTCGTGTTGCTGCTCGGGGCCGTGGTCAGTGTGCCGGTGGGGGAGCGGCTGAAGCTGCCGGCGCCGGTGCTGATGACGTTGCTGGGCATCGCGCTCGCCGTGCCGGGGTTCGTGCCCAATGTGGAGATCCCGCCGGAGTTCATCCTGCCGCTGCTCTTGCCGCCGTTGCTGTACGCGGCGGTGCGGCGGACCTCCTGGCGGCAGTTCGCGGCGAACCGGAGGCCGATCTTCCTGCTGGCCGTGGCCCTGGTGTTCGTGACCACCGCCGCCGTGGCCGCCGTGGCGAACGCGATCGTGCCCGGGCTCCCCGTCGCGGCGGCCGTGGCGCTCGGCGCCCTCGTCGCGCCGCCCGACCCGGTGGCGGCGACGGCCGTGGCGGGACAACTCGGGCTGCCGCGCCGCCTGGTGTCGATCCTGGAGGGCGAGGGTCTCTTCAACGACGTCACGGCCATCGTGCTCTACCACATGGCCATCGCGGCCGCCGTCGGCGGATCCTTCTCGTTGTCCCGCGCCGCGCTCCAGCTCGTACTGTCGGCCGTCGTCGCCGTCGCCGTGGGGCTCGCGCTCGGCTGGGCCGCCAACAAGCTGATGGACTTCCTCGAGGACGCCACGCTGCAGATCGGGCTGACCCTGCTCGTGCCGTACGCGTCGTACGTGATGGCCGAGGAACTGCATGGGTCCGGGGTGCTCGCGGTGCTCACCACCGCGTTGTTCCTCGCGGAGTACGCGCTCGGCGCGGACGACGTCCTGACGCGGCTCGCCGGGCACACCGTCTGGGACGTCGTGGACACGCTGGTCACCGGCGTCGCCTTCGGGCTGATCGGGCTGGAACTCCACAACGCGATCCGGACGGCGTCCGGGCGGTGGGGCGAGATGCTCGGCTGGGCGGCGGCGGTCGTGGCCGTCGTCGTCCTCGTACGGCTGGTGTGGTTGCTGCCGGCCACGTGGCTCGCGCGGCGGATGCACGCGAAGCGGGACTACGACGAGGAGATCCCGATGTCGTGGCGCGAGACCGTGGTGATGTGGTGGTCCGGGATGCGGGGGGTGGCGTCCGTGGCGCTGGCGCTCGCGATTCCGCTGGAGACGGACAGTGGGGCGCCGTTTCCCGACCGGGACGAGATCGTGTTCATCGCGTTCGGGGTGATCATGGGGACGCTGGTGCTCCAGGGGCTCACTCTGCCTTGGCTCGTGCGGAGGTTGGGGGTGCGGGCGGACGAGGGGGTTGAGAAGGAGTTCGAGAAGGAGCTGGCTGTGCGGGCGGCGAAGGCCGCGAAGCGGCGGCTCAAGGAGATCGAGGAGGTGGAGGAACTGCCGGAGGAGTTGTCCGAGCGGTTGTTGCGGCGGGCCTTCGAGATCGGGGTGCGGATCAGTCCGGAGGTGGGGGAGGAGGAGCGGCGGGAGGGCCATGAGCAGCGGGTGCGCCGGCTTCGGAGGATGCGGCGGATACAGGGGGAGATGTTGAGCGCGGCTCGGCATGAGGTGTTGGCTGCGCGGAGTGAGCCGGGGGCGGATCCCGAGGTGGTGGATCGGGTGTTGCGGCATCTGGATGTGCGCAGCCTTCGTTGA
- a CDS encoding GNAT family N-acetyltransferase, with protein sequence MSAEPVPYTVRVAEDPGDREACFAVRKEVFVVEQGVPEDLEYDAYDAGAVHVLAVRDDGLPLGAGRLLFGEAAAGKTGGAPDVGSLGRLAVVRAARGLGVGVALVRAVEEAARERGLTAVDLGAQTHALGFYERLGYGAYGAEFLDAGMPHRAMRRSL encoded by the coding sequence GTGAGTGCGGAGCCGGTCCCGTACACCGTGCGCGTCGCCGAGGATCCCGGCGACCGCGAGGCGTGCTTCGCGGTGCGCAAGGAGGTCTTCGTCGTCGAGCAGGGGGTGCCGGAGGACCTGGAGTACGACGCGTACGACGCCGGGGCCGTGCATGTTCTCGCCGTACGGGATGACGGGCTGCCCCTCGGGGCCGGGCGGCTGCTGTTCGGGGAGGCTGCCGCCGGCAAGACCGGTGGGGCTCCCGATGTGGGGTCTCTGGGGCGGCTGGCGGTCGTGCGGGCGGCCCGTGGGCTCGGCGTCGGGGTCGCGCTGGTGCGGGCCGTCGAGGAGGCGGCGCGGGAGCGCGGGCTGACCGCGGTGGACCTGGGCGCGCAGACGCACGCGCTGGGGTTCTACGAGCGGTTGGGCTATGGGGCGTACGGGGCGGAGTTCCTGGACGCGGGGATGCCTCATCGGGCTATGCGGCGGAGTCTGTAG
- a CDS encoding RluA family pseudouridine synthase — protein sequence MSTIPEIRNLPVPDGLEGERVDAAISRMFGFSRTKAAELAAAGKVTVDGSVVGKSERVHGGAWLEVEMPQAPAPVQVVAEPVEGMEIVHDDDDVVVIAKPVGVAAHPSPGWSGPTVIGGLAAAGYRISTSGAAERQGIVHRLDVGTSGLMVVAKSEYAYTSLKRQFKERTVDKRYHALVQGHPDPTSGTIDAPIGRHPNHDYKWAVIAEGKPSVTHYDLVEAFRAASLLDIKLETGRTHQIRVHMSAHRHPCVGDLTYGADPTLAKRLGITRQWLHAVRLGFEHPGDGSWVEFGSDYPADLQKALDTVREETYA from the coding sequence GTGAGCACGATTCCCGAGATCCGTAACCTGCCCGTGCCCGACGGCCTGGAGGGCGAGCGTGTCGACGCCGCCATCTCCCGCATGTTCGGCTTCTCCCGTACCAAGGCGGCCGAGCTTGCCGCCGCGGGGAAGGTCACGGTCGACGGGTCGGTGGTCGGCAAGTCGGAGCGGGTGCACGGCGGGGCCTGGCTGGAGGTCGAGATGCCACAGGCGCCCGCGCCGGTGCAGGTCGTCGCCGAGCCGGTCGAGGGCATGGAGATCGTGCACGACGACGATGACGTGGTCGTGATCGCCAAGCCGGTGGGCGTGGCCGCGCACCCCAGCCCCGGCTGGTCCGGGCCGACCGTCATCGGCGGGCTCGCCGCCGCCGGGTACCGGATCTCGACCTCCGGCGCCGCTGAGCGACAAGGCATCGTGCACCGGCTCGACGTGGGCACCTCCGGTCTGATGGTGGTCGCCAAGTCGGAGTACGCGTACACGTCACTGAAGCGCCAGTTCAAGGAGCGGACCGTCGACAAGCGGTACCACGCGCTGGTCCAGGGCCACCCGGACCCGACGAGCGGCACGATCGACGCGCCCATCGGCCGGCACCCGAACCACGACTACAAGTGGGCGGTGATCGCCGAGGGCAAGCCGTCGGTCACGCACTACGACCTGGTCGAGGCGTTCCGGGCCGCCTCCCTGCTCGACATCAAGCTGGAGACCGGGCGCACCCACCAGATCCGCGTCCACATGTCCGCCCACCGGCACCCGTGCGTCGGCGACCTGACGTACGGCGCCGACCCGACGCTCGCCAAGCGGCTCGGCATCACGCGCCAGTGGCTGCACGCCGTACGGCTCGGCTTCGAGCACCCCGGGGACGGGAGCTGGGTCGAGTTCGGGAGCGACTACCCGGCGGATCTGCAGAAGGCCCTGGACACGGTCCGGGAGGAGACGTACGCGTGA
- the lspA gene encoding signal peptidase II — translation MAEAERIIGTPDIPDAAGADPEQSDGENGAAAAEADAAAKPRGKRRIAVLFGVAALAYALDLISKMIVVAKLEHHEPIEIIGDWLKFEAIRNAGAAFGFGEAFTIIFTMIATIVIVVIARLARKLYSLPWAIALGLLLGGALGNLTDRIFRSPGVFEGAVVDFIAPKGFAVFNLADSAIVCGGILIVLLSFRGLDPDGTVHKD, via the coding sequence GTGGCAGAGGCGGAGCGCATCATCGGTACGCCGGACATTCCAGACGCGGCGGGGGCCGACCCGGAGCAGTCCGACGGCGAGAACGGCGCCGCGGCGGCGGAGGCCGACGCGGCGGCGAAGCCGCGCGGCAAGCGCCGGATCGCCGTGCTGTTCGGGGTCGCCGCGCTGGCGTACGCGCTCGACCTGATCAGCAAGATGATCGTGGTCGCGAAGCTGGAGCACCACGAGCCGATCGAGATCATCGGGGACTGGCTGAAGTTCGAGGCGATCCGCAACGCGGGCGCGGCCTTCGGCTTCGGCGAGGCCTTCACGATCATCTTCACGATGATCGCGACGATCGTGATCGTGGTGATCGCCCGGCTCGCCCGCAAGCTCTACAGCCTGCCCTGGGCGATCGCGCTCGGCCTGCTGCTCGGCGGTGCGCTGGGCAACCTCACCGACCGGATCTTCCGCTCGCCGGGCGTCTTCGAGGGCGCGGTCGTCGACTTCATCGCGCCCAAGGGCTTCGCGGTGTTCAACCTGGCGGATTCGGCCATCGTGTGCGGCGGCATCCTGATAGTGCTGCTGTCGTTCCGGGGGCTCGACCCGGACGGGACCGTCCACAAGGACTGA
- a CDS encoding TraR/DksA family transcriptional regulator, whose translation MVAKKTAGQQSASGRSTVASGSGGEKAARVKAAGKKTVAKKAVVEEAVVEEAAAEKTAVKKAVAKKAAKKGTSVKAASGKGAVKKRDTKTAAKITTKSTAKITTKNASAKKSTVKKAGAAQAAETTGATTVVAKNTPGTATAAKKPTAVPKARPAAVEPGELAVRPGEDPWSPAEVAEARTELQSEAMRLRAELEASERSLTGLMRDSGDGAGDDQADTGAKNITREHEMALANNAREMLDQTERALDRLASGTYGLCENCGNPIGKARMQAFPRATLCVECKQKQERR comes from the coding sequence ATGGTGGCGAAGAAGACCGCCGGACAGCAGTCGGCGTCCGGCCGATCCACGGTGGCCTCCGGCAGCGGGGGCGAGAAGGCCGCGCGGGTGAAGGCGGCGGGAAAGAAGACGGTGGCCAAGAAGGCGGTGGTCGAGGAAGCGGTGGTCGAGGAAGCGGCGGCCGAGAAGACCGCGGTCAAGAAGGCGGTGGCCAAGAAGGCCGCCAAGAAGGGCACCTCCGTGAAAGCGGCCTCCGGGAAGGGCGCGGTCAAGAAGCGCGACACGAAGACCGCCGCGAAGATCACCACGAAGAGCACGGCGAAGATCACTACGAAGAACGCCTCTGCGAAGAAGAGCACGGTCAAGAAGGCGGGCGCGGCCCAGGCCGCCGAGACGACGGGAGCCACGACGGTGGTTGCGAAGAACACTCCTGGTACGGCTACGGCGGCGAAGAAGCCCACCGCCGTCCCCAAGGCACGGCCCGCCGCGGTGGAGCCCGGCGAGCTCGCGGTACGCCCCGGTGAGGACCCCTGGAGCCCGGCCGAGGTCGCCGAGGCCCGGACGGAACTGCAGTCCGAGGCGATGCGGCTGCGGGCCGAGCTGGAGGCCTCCGAGCGGTCGCTCACCGGTCTGATGCGGGACTCGGGGGACGGTGCGGGCGACGACCAGGCCGACACCGGGGCGAAGAACATCACGCGCGAGCACGAGATGGCGCTCGCCAACAACGCGCGCGAAATGCTCGACCAGACCGAGCGCGCCCTGGACCGGCTCGCCTCGGGCACGTACGGGCTCTGCGAGAACTGCGGCAATCCGATCGGAAAGGCGCGGATGCAGGCCTTCCCCCGGGCCACGCTCTGTGTGGAATGCAAGCAGAAGCAGGAACGCCGCTAG